A single Corvus hawaiiensis isolate bCorHaw1 chromosome 26, bCorHaw1.pri.cur, whole genome shotgun sequence DNA region contains:
- the SLC7A13 gene encoding solute carrier family 7 member 13, whose product MEKGENNDPKDVQRKEKAKMQLKRNIGYFDGVSFIVGSIVGAGIFVSPTGVLKHSLLNVGIALMIWTASGLVSLMGALCYAELGTALPFSGGEYSHIKRGLGSLPAFVFIWTSTFTKPASNAARALLFAEYATQPFYGICPAPDVLKKCLALAVLWSLGILNGLSVKMAAWVQTIFTLLKMMALSVIAVGGIVFLAARQKESLARFEDMFGSEIPNASQVAEAFFQGLYAYGGWWSLNYMAEEMKSPSRNIPLTVMTAVPAVIVFYLLVNISYLTVLTPKEIVSSVAVAVTWADRVIPSVSWIIPLSVAVSIFGALNSSMFALGRLSYAGSQSGHLPVLISMLNVHSCTPAPAMIFSTTIASIFIIPSDLITLTNYFGFSAWLMIGLTCASLIVLRYREPHLHRPYKVFLPVPFVMVAMSFFLVLAPIVWSPNLQYVYAFLFMLGSVIVYLPFIHFKLHFAFLDKITCHLQLLLEVCPADESAKGKCE is encoded by the exons atggaaaaaggagaaaacaatgaCCCTAAAGAtgtgcaaagaaaagaaaaagccaagatGCAACTCAAAAGAAATATAGGTTATTTTGACGGGGTAAGTTTTATTGTAGGATCAATTGTTGGAGCAGGGATCTTTGTGTCTCCCACAGGGGTGTTAAAACATTCCTTACTCAATGTTGGCATTGCACTAATGATCTGGACTGCATCTGGGCTGGTTTCTCTGATGGGCGCCCTCTGCTATGCGGAGCTGGGGACCGCTCTGCCCTTCTCCGGAGGAGAATACAGCCATATTAAAAGAGGCCTTGGATCCCTACCCGCCTTCGTGTTTATCTGGACATCAACGTTTACCAAGCCAGCATCAAATGCTGCTCGAGCCTTGCTGTTTGCTGAATATGCCACCCAGCCCTTCTATGGCATTTGCCCTGCACCAGATGTGCTGAAGAAATGCTTGGCCTTGGCCGTTCTCTGGTCCCTGGGGATTTTGAATGGCCTCAGTGTCAAAATGGCTGCGTGGGTGCAGACAATTTTCACTCTGCTGAAGATGATGGCCTTGTCTGTGATTGCTGTCGGTGGCATAGTTTTCCTTGCTGCCAGGCAAAAGGAGAGTCTGGCCAGGTTTGAGGACATGTTTGGCTCAGAGATCCCCAACGCCTCACAGGTTGCCGAAGCCTTCTTCCAGGGACTGTACGCATATGGAGGCTGGTGGTCCCTCAATTACATGGCAG AGGAGATGAAAAGCCCCAGCAGAAATATCCCCTTAACTGTGATGACTGCTGTTCCTGCAgtaattgttttttatttactgGTGAACATCTCATATCTGACTGTCCTCACACCTAAGGAAATTGTCTCCTCAG TTGCTGTGGCAGTCACTTGGGCTGATCGAGTGATCCCCTCTGTTTCCTGGATCATTCCTCTCTCTGTTGCTGTCTCAATATTTGgtgccctgaacagcagcatgTTCGCACTCGGTCGATTAAGTTATGCTGGAAGTCAGTCAGGACATTTACCTGTTTTAATATCCATGCTTAATGTCCACTCCTGTACTCCAGCACCAGCCATGATTTTTTCAACCACCATTGCATCCATTTTTATCATCCCCTCTGACCTTATAACATTAACAAATTACTTTGGATTTTCTGCCTGGCTTATGATTGGACTGACTTGTGCAAGCCTGATTGTACTTCGATACCGGGAACCTCATCTACATCGACCATACAAA GTGTTTTTACCTGTTCCATTTGTGATGGTGGCAATGTCTTTCTTCCTAGTTCTAGCTCCCATAGTCTGGTCTCCAAACCTGCAATATGTTTACGCTTTCCTGTTTATGCTGGGAAGTGTTATTGTTTATCTGccttttatacattttaaattgcattttgcatttcttgatAAAATTACTTGCCACTTACAGCTCCTGTTAGAAGTCTGTCCTGCTGATGAATCTGCTAAGGGCAAATGTGAGTAA
- the LOC125317154 gene encoding ATPase family AAA domain-containing protein 2-like, whose translation MGRANNEEADDPGVSTERNEAKEDNGLRRSFRQRKAVERYESPLENVRKRKPSSSNHTSPVKERDSGKKPKRSLLARSRKDDIKGVPNDHPKTEATRKGNSNEVHRDHMEIGASLAGVEQMQIDGSAQFDGVGGLSDHISALKEMVILPLLYPDIFEILKFKPPRGCLFYGPPGTGKTLVARALANECSRGDRKVTFFMRSAADCMSKWVGESERQLRLVFEQAYQMRPSIIFFDEIDALAPVRSSKQDQVHSSVVGTLLTLMDGLASRGEIVVIGATNRLDSIDPALRRPGRFEREFRFNLPNKEARLEIFKIHTRDWTLKPSDNLLEDLAEKCVGFGGADIKALCVEAGLCALRRRYPQIHESDKRLKIDARSIKVTAKDFAMAMQKIVPASQRAGASPGRALPPISKPLLENTLERILQALQRAFPHAKLALKKNQGNDRIDGDDDSPSVSEKKPDSKKAEFRTFSRNPSYQPTSCRPRFLLVEEPGCGQAFDLASAVLHALEKFPAYTLDLPTLFVSTTSQEETCSQLMREAQRTAPSIIYIPQIPSWWEAIGHTLKAAFTGLLNNIPYFAPVLLLATSDVPHEDLPEEIKALFNTNREEVFSIPRPTCAERRGFFEDLIMKQSAEPPASKTNSGSQVHLPARCAQVDGQPQIRDKKAIKIQKRGVYVDWSELRKMLDAVVMATENVSISSMAKLYSILSMCICQHRENPDKTELVEDMKKEIAALIWL comes from the exons ATGGGAAGAGCTAACAATGAAGAAGCTGATGATCCAG GGGtttcaacagaaagaaatgaagcaaaagAAGACAATGGTCTGCGTCGCTCCTTCCGGCAGAGGAAAGCTGTTGAGCGCTATGAATCTCCATTGGAAA ATGTAAGAAAACGTAAGCCAAGCTCTTCCAACCATACTTCACCTGTCAAAGAGAGAGATTCAGGCAAAAAACCTAAAAG GTCTCTTTTGGCCAGGTCTCGGAAAGATGACATAAAGGGAGTTCCAAATGATCACCCGAAAACCGAAGCAACTCGGAAAGGCAACTCAAATGAAGTTCACAGGGATCACATGGAAATTGGAGCAAGTCTGGCTGGTGTGGAGCAAATGCAAATAGATGGTTCA GCACAATTTGATGGTGTGGGTGGTCTATCTGACCACATTTCAGCTTTAAAAGAGATGGTCATTTTGCCATTGCTTTATCCTGACATCTTTGAGATACTGAAATTTAAACCTCCGAG AGGCTGTTTATTCTATGGTCCACCAGGGACTGGAAAGACCCTGGTTGCTCGTGCACTTGCTAATGAATGTAGCAGAGGTGACAGGAAAGTAACTTTTTTTATGAGAAGTGCTGCCGACTGCATGAGTAAATGGGTGGGAGAATCGGAACGACAGCTCCGTTTAGTATTTGAGCAG GCCTACCAGATGCGACCTTCAATCATTTTCTTTGATGAGATCGATGCTCTTGCTCCTGTACGGTCCAGCAAACAAGACCAGGTTCATAG CTCTGTTGTGGGGACACTTCTGACACTTATGGATGGCTTAGCCAGCAGAGGAGAGATTGTGGTCATAGGAGCCACCAACAGACTGGATTCTATAGATCCTGCTTTACGAAGACCTGGGCGCTTTGAACGAGAATTCCGCTTCAATTTACCAAACAAAGAG GCAAGATtagaaattttcaaaattcacaCACGAGACTGGACCCTGAAGCCATCGGACAACTTACTTGAAGACCTGGCTGAGAAATGTGTTG GATTCGGTGGTGCTGATATTAAAGCTCTGTGTGTTGAAGCTGGGCTCTGTGCTTTGCGCCGCCGTTATCCACAGATACATGAGAGTGACAAGAGACTGAAGATAGATGCCAGATCAATTAAAGTAACAGCAAAGGATTTTGCCATGGCCATGCAGAAGATTGTTCCAGCATCTCAGAGAGCTGGGGCTTCACCTGGGAGAGCACTACCACCTATTTCAAAGCCGCTGTTAGAAAACACCCTGGAAAGAATTTTAcaagccttgcagagagcattTCCCCATGCAAAACTTGCACTGAAGAAGAACCAAG GGAATGATAGGATTGACGGTGATGATGACTCACCATCAGTCTCTGAAAAGAAGCCTGACAGCAAAAAGGCAGAATTCCGCACGTTCAGCAG AAATCCTTCTTACCAGCCAACATCTTGCAGGCCACGGTTCTTACTGGTTGAAGAGCCAGGATGTGGGCAGGCTTTTGATTTGGCCTCTGCAGTATTACATGCCCTGGAAAAGTTTCCAGCTTATACACTGGATCTACCAACCTTATTTGTTAGCACCACATCACAAGAAGAAACATGTTCACAG TTGATGCGAGAAGCTCAAAGAACAGCACCAAGTATCATTTAtatcccacaaatcccttcgTGGTGGGAGGCCATTGGACATACGCTGAAAGCTGCTTTTACAGGACTACTGAATAACATTCCATACTTTGCTCCAGTTTTGCTCCTTGCAACATCTGATGTGCCACATGAAGATCTCCCAGAAGAG ATAAAAGCATTGTTTAATACTAATCGTGAAGAAGTTTTCAGTATCCCACGGCCTACCTGTGCTGAAAGAAGAGGGTTTTTTGAGGACTTGATTATGAAGCAATCTGCTGAACCTCCTGCATCAAAAACCAATTCAG GTTCTCAGGTACACCTTCCTGCAAGATGTGCTCAGGTGGATGGGCAACCACAAATACGGGACAAGAAAGCAATCAAAATTCAAAAACGAGGAGTGTATGTGGATTGGTCTGAGCTCAGA aaaatgttgGATGCTGTCGTCATGGCAACTGAGAACGTCAGTATATCAAGCATGGCGAAACTATATTCTATTCTTAGCATGTGCATTTGCCAACATCGGGAAAATCCCGACAAAACCGAATTAGTCGAG gatatgaagaaagaaattgcaGCCCTCATCTGGCTGTGA